The following are encoded in a window of Panicum virgatum strain AP13 chromosome 5N, P.virgatum_v5, whole genome shotgun sequence genomic DNA:
- the LOC120674741 gene encoding dehydrin Rab16B-like, with amino-acid sequence MAPKEVGATGDLCGPQAGWSGAPPSSSHAGETMALAGPWRRAAAAAGGGGIAWRGGHGAAQRGGRASSSAGPLLEPVREVRQRHERGSAGARGRGSTASSLAAARAGFGSVKLNGGAARGAAPTMSRRPPPRPCTAPSAPSSRRQERGIGYGGGSAGRRERLGAGARGGR; translated from the coding sequence ATGGCCCCGAAGGAGGTCGGCGCCACCGGCGACCTGTGCGGCCCACAGGCTGGTTGGAGCGGcgcccctccttcctcctcccacgCCGGCGAAACCATGGCGCTCGCAGGTccatggcggcgcgcggctgcggcggccggcggtggaggcatTGCGTGGCGAGGTGGCCACGGCGCGGCCCAGCGAGGCGGCcgggcctcgagctccgccggacctctcctcgagccgGTACGCGAGGTTCGGCAGCGGCACGAGCGGGGATCGGCAGGGGCGCGTGGGCGGGGTTCAACGGCGTCGAGCTTGGCGGCGGCACGCGCGGGGTTCGGCAGCGTCAAGCTCAACGGCGGTGCAGCACGTGGAGCAGCTCCGACCATGTCACGCCGCCCCCCTCCGCGCCCCTGCACCGCCCCCTCTGCCCCCTCCAGCCGCCGGCAGGAGCGCGGCATCGGGTACGGCGGCGGGAGCGCCGGCCGGCGCGAGCGGCTCGGAGCGGGGGCACGCGGAGGCAGATGA